One window of Cohnella hashimotonis genomic DNA carries:
- a CDS encoding ABC transporter permease — MKRLSNSIHYQLMLLPGLALLFLFSIVPMFGIVIAFQHFIPVKGIWHSDWVGLDNFKFMFELPDSKQIFINTLSIAVMKIVANLLISLLFALLLNEVRRRTMKRLVQTAVYLPHFLSWVILAGIMVDMLSLDGIVNHAIRLLGFEPVFFMGSNRWFPFVAVFSEVWKEFGFSAIIFLAALSGINPSLYEAAEIDGAGRLQKIRHITLPGVSTTIVLLATLAIGNVLNAGFDQIFNLYNPMVYASGDIIDTWVYRTGMLSAQYGLATAVGLLKSIVGFVLIVISYGLAYRLTNYRIF, encoded by the coding sequence ATGAAGAGACTATCGAATTCAATTCATTACCAGCTCATGCTATTGCCGGGGCTTGCGCTGCTCTTTCTGTTCAGCATCGTGCCGATGTTCGGCATCGTCATCGCTTTTCAGCATTTTATCCCGGTCAAAGGAATATGGCATTCCGATTGGGTGGGGCTGGACAACTTCAAATTTATGTTCGAATTGCCGGACAGCAAGCAAATTTTTATCAATACCCTCAGCATTGCGGTGATGAAAATTGTGGCGAATTTGCTTATCTCGTTGCTTTTCGCGCTGCTGTTGAACGAGGTCCGCAGGAGAACGATGAAGCGGCTTGTTCAAACGGCCGTCTATCTGCCGCATTTTCTGTCGTGGGTCATTCTCGCCGGCATTATGGTCGATATGCTGTCACTGGATGGCATCGTTAATCATGCGATCCGATTGCTCGGGTTCGAACCGGTCTTCTTTATGGGCAGCAACCGCTGGTTTCCGTTCGTCGCCGTATTCAGCGAAGTGTGGAAGGAGTTCGGGTTCAGCGCGATTATTTTCCTTGCGGCCCTTTCCGGAATCAATCCTTCTCTGTACGAGGCGGCGGAAATCGACGGCGCCGGGAGACTGCAAAAGATTCGTCACATTACGCTGCCGGGTGTCTCGACCACGATCGTGCTGCTTGCGACGCTGGCGATCGGCAACGTGCTGAACGCCGGCTTCGATCAAATTTTTAATCTCTACAACCCTATGGTTTATGCGTCGGGAGATATTATCGACACCTGGGTGTACCGAACGGGCATGCTCAGCGCGCAATACGGCTTGGCGACGGCAGTCGGGCTGCTTAAGTCGATCGTCGGTTTCGTTCTGATCGTGATCTCTTACGGGTTGGCCTACCGCCTCACCAATTACCGCATTTTCTAA
- a CDS encoding DUF5054 domain-containing protein, whose product MRNPMDTDTNIDTVHVIFKTHLDLGFTDLAENVIRQYCEQYIPAAVTLAEQLAVEGDEVAFIWTTGSWLIHEFLKRADEAQTRRLEAAIDRGAIVWHGLPFTTHTELMDAELFEYGLSLAGELDRRFGKQTIAAKMTDVPGHTRAIIGHMARRGLVYLHIGVNPASKVPGVPDLFVWKGKDGAEIIVNYANDYGNLLQLEGFREAIVFSHTGDNHGPPSEDSIKQELARLAERFPNARIQASTMDAFARALLPLKDTLPVVHEEIGDTWIHGVASDPWKVARYRTLLRFRRRWLEEGRIGRETEAYRDLSNCLLLLAEHTWGMDEKKYLTDFKHYSLADFTAARQADAVAEDAVPDKYHYLGCFRMNSDESLPAPDLSSSAAGNRYAAFESSWREQRDYLAKALSALDPAMRQEAERAIADTEPVRSASGTQNEPLQLHTVYPLGRFHVAFASDGSIVRLEDNTGKQWASERHRLGVLLYEAFGVENYHTWFEQYVERLPETYVWADADFGKPGMELAEPRPRNELHRPRAASISVIRGEDGDRVRIMLFLPEEAVRKFGCPKEIVVNYHFYKEKDELACTLDWFDKQANRLPEAYWFSFSPRVDNPNLWKMDKLGEPVSPLEVVRNGNRNLHAVNQGVSYNGADGIAEIATWDAPLVAPGERRLLEFDNSFAKLNGGMHFLLYNNVWGTNFPMWYDEDSRFRFVVSLKSNAQIGAAKP is encoded by the coding sequence GTGAGGAATCCAATGGACACCGATACGAATATCGACACGGTGCATGTCATTTTTAAAACGCATCTGGATCTCGGGTTCACCGATCTGGCGGAGAACGTGATCAGGCAATATTGCGAGCAGTATATTCCCGCAGCCGTCACGCTAGCCGAACAGTTGGCGGTCGAAGGGGACGAAGTCGCGTTTATATGGACGACAGGATCATGGCTGATTCATGAATTTTTGAAGCGAGCCGACGAAGCGCAGACACGCCGGCTGGAAGCCGCAATCGACAGAGGCGCGATCGTCTGGCATGGCCTGCCGTTCACCACGCATACGGAGCTCATGGACGCCGAACTGTTCGAGTACGGCTTGTCGCTGGCCGGCGAGCTGGATCGCCGGTTCGGCAAGCAGACGATAGCGGCCAAGATGACCGATGTGCCGGGACATACGCGAGCGATCATCGGTCATATGGCAAGGCGCGGCCTCGTTTATCTCCATATTGGCGTAAATCCGGCCTCCAAGGTGCCGGGTGTCCCCGATTTGTTCGTATGGAAAGGAAAAGACGGAGCCGAAATTATCGTCAACTATGCCAATGACTATGGCAATCTGCTGCAGCTCGAAGGTTTTCGAGAGGCCATCGTTTTCTCCCATACGGGAGATAATCATGGTCCGCCCTCGGAGGACAGCATCAAGCAGGAGCTCGCGCGCTTGGCCGAGCGGTTCCCGAATGCGCGGATTCAGGCGTCGACCATGGATGCGTTCGCCCGGGCCCTGCTCCCGCTAAAGGACACGCTTCCGGTCGTTCACGAGGAGATCGGAGATACCTGGATCCACGGCGTTGCCAGCGATCCGTGGAAGGTTGCCCGCTACAGGACACTGCTTCGTTTTCGTCGGCGGTGGCTGGAGGAGGGACGCATCGGCCGGGAAACTGAAGCGTACAGGGACTTGTCCAATTGCCTGCTGCTCCTTGCGGAGCATACTTGGGGCATGGACGAAAAGAAATATTTGACCGATTTTAAGCATTATTCGTTGGCCGACTTTACGGCAGCCCGGCAAGCGGACGCGGTAGCGGAAGACGCGGTTCCGGATAAATACCATTATTTGGGCTGCTTCCGCATGAATTCAGACGAATCATTGCCCGCCCCGGATTTGTCCTCTTCCGCGGCCGGCAACCGCTACGCTGCCTTCGAAAGCTCGTGGCGGGAGCAGAGGGACTATCTCGCAAAAGCCTTATCGGCGCTTGACCCGGCGATGAGACAGGAAGCCGAACGCGCAATTGCCGACACGGAACCGGTCAGGAGCGCCTCAGGGACGCAAAACGAGCCTCTCCAGTTGCATACTGTCTATCCATTAGGCCGCTTTCATGTGGCATTCGCTTCCGACGGGTCCATCGTGAGGCTTGAGGACAACACAGGCAAGCAGTGGGCGAGCGAGCGGCACCGGCTCGGCGTGCTTCTGTACGAAGCTTTCGGCGTGGAAAACTATCATACCTGGTTCGAGCAGTATGTGGAGCGGCTTCCGGAGACTTATGTATGGGCCGATGCGGATTTCGGCAAGCCGGGTATGGAGTTGGCCGAGCCTCGCCCGAGGAATGAGTTGCACCGTCCCCGCGCGGCCTCGATCTCCGTCATACGAGGAGAAGATGGAGACCGGGTGCGAATCATGCTCTTCCTGCCTGAGGAGGCAGTGCGGAAATTCGGCTGTCCGAAGGAAATCGTCGTGAACTATCATTTCTATAAAGAAAAAGACGAGCTGGCATGTACGTTGGACTGGTTTGATAAGCAAGCGAACAGGCTGCCGGAAGCATATTGGTTCTCGTTCAGTCCCCGAGTAGACAATCCGAACCTGTGGAAGATGGACAAACTGGGAGAGCCGGTTTCTCCGCTTGAGGTGGTCCGCAACGGGAACCGCAACCTTCATGCGGTGAATCAGGGCGTATCGTATAACGGCGCGGACGGAATAGCGGAAATTGCAACGTGGGACGCACCGCTTGTGGCGCCGGGCGAGAGACGTTTGCTGGAATTCGACAATTCGTTCGCGAAGCTGAACGGAGGGATGCATTTCCTGTTGTACAACAACGTCTGGGGAACGAATTTTCCGATGTGGTACGACGAGGACAGCCGTTTTCGATTTGTCGTCTCCTTGAAGTCGAACGCGCAGATCGGAGCTGCCAAGCCATAA
- a CDS encoding alpha/beta fold hydrolase — translation MKTKSAFKSQKGQGAILQFYDAMIERWPVPHEKINIETRLGNTHIIASGDVKAPPLILLHGSAMNAAMWIGDTAAYSRSYRVYAVDIPGEPGRSAEQQYPLNGPAYAEWLFDLFQGLGIEKASLIGISFGAWMALKFSVSYPDRVDKLVLISPSGVGPQKLSFLFRALPLLFLGDKGKNRLIRMVNGDQPVSEKMMQYQKLIGENFNRRGKIPLFADDELKRLTMPASLFVGQKDIMLHAAKSAERLRHLLPHADVHVDPKAGHTLIQLTDKILSFLAKDTVLAVHFKKR, via the coding sequence ATGAAAACAAAGTCGGCATTCAAATCCCAAAAAGGCCAAGGAGCAATTCTGCAATTTTATGACGCAATGATCGAACGTTGGCCTGTGCCCCACGAGAAAATAAACATTGAGACGCGTTTGGGAAATACGCATATCATTGCCAGTGGCGATGTCAAAGCTCCGCCGCTAATTCTGCTTCACGGCTCCGCCATGAACGCCGCCATGTGGATCGGCGATACGGCTGCGTATTCGCGTTCTTATCGCGTTTATGCCGTCGATATTCCGGGTGAGCCCGGCAGAAGTGCGGAGCAGCAATATCCTCTAAACGGCCCTGCTTATGCGGAATGGCTGTTTGACCTTTTTCAAGGCCTCGGCATAGAAAAAGCATCCCTTATCGGTATTTCGTTCGGCGCATGGATGGCGCTTAAATTTTCGGTGAGCTATCCCGATCGAGTCGATAAACTCGTATTGATCAGCCCTTCAGGCGTTGGCCCGCAGAAGCTGTCCTTCTTATTTAGAGCGCTGCCGCTTTTGTTTCTAGGAGATAAAGGAAAGAACAGATTGATCCGCATGGTAAATGGCGATCAGCCCGTATCCGAAAAAATGATGCAATATCAGAAGCTCATCGGAGAAAATTTCAATAGACGCGGCAAAATTCCTTTGTTTGCCGACGATGAATTAAAGCGTTTGACGATGCCTGCCTCGTTATTCGTTGGCCAGAAGGATATCATGCTGCATGCTGCGAAGTCAGCCGAACGTCTCAGGCATTTGCTGCCCCACGCCGATGTTCACGTTGATCCGAAAGCCGGGCATACGCTGATTCAGCTTACGGACAAGATCCTTTCGTTTCTGGCCAAGGATACTGTCCTTGCAGTACATTTCAAAAAGAGGTGA
- a CDS encoding GNAT family N-acetyltransferase: protein MEQSKQVYAVTDRLVIRQFGLQDTEAFYRYRANPTVARFQSWENYTYEDAESFVGEQIHHTPDQPGTWFQFAIALADSDRLIGDCALHTRLDEPRIVEIGFTLAPEHQGKGYIHEALGAILHYIFRILGKHKATAFTDVRNEKSIRVLERMGMRREGHLLQNYMSKGKWVDEYQYAVLQSEWSSQKRAAPF from the coding sequence ATGGAACAATCAAAACAGGTATATGCGGTTACGGATCGTCTTGTTATCCGTCAATTCGGCTTGCAGGATACGGAGGCTTTTTATCGATACCGAGCGAATCCCACGGTTGCCCGGTTTCAATCCTGGGAAAATTACACTTACGAAGACGCGGAATCGTTTGTTGGCGAGCAAATTCATCATACGCCGGACCAACCGGGTACCTGGTTTCAATTCGCCATTGCATTGGCCGATTCGGATCGATTGATTGGGGATTGCGCGCTTCATACCCGGCTTGATGAACCCAGAATTGTGGAAATCGGCTTCACGCTGGCCCCGGAGCATCAAGGGAAAGGATACATTCACGAGGCGCTCGGGGCCATACTTCATTATATTTTTCGAATATTGGGGAAACACAAGGCCACTGCTTTTACGGATGTGCGAAACGAAAAATCCATCCGCGTTCTGGAACGTATGGGCATGAGGCGCGAAGGACACCTGCTGCAAAATTACATGTCAAAAGGAAAATGGGTCGATGAATATCAGTATGCCGTTCTCCAGTCGGAGTGGTCTAGTCAGAAGAGAGCAGCTCCTTTTTAA
- the lpdA gene encoding dihydrolipoyl dehydrogenase — protein MTDHMQTDTLVIGSGPGGYAAAVRSAQLGMKTIVVERGPIGGVCTNVGCIPSKALIAEAHRYDTHKTWRRSGSVDAFLEAQAFKEAIVNKQAGGVKYLLQTAGATIVEGEARFIDQHTVMIKRPGTELSVSFKDAILATGSRPIELQALPFGNRILSSTEALSLANVPASLIVIGGGYIGVELGQMYAKFGSKVTILEGGPQVLPGFEADLVAPVIKHMSADGITIVTEATAVSAQQDTDGITLHYVKNDISHSIRAEYALVTVGRRPNTDDSLGLARIGLYPTSRGLINTDKQCRTDIPNIFAIGDITGGPALAHKASYEAKVAAEAIGGLPTVVDYKAIPLVVFSEPELSSVGMSETACKEKKMPTVVGRSSFGINGRALALQSVEGFVKIVAHSETGIILGAQIVGAEASTLISELGLAIEMGATVEDLALTIHPHPTLGEVMMEAAQNAATKMMKSKIQTV, from the coding sequence ATGACCGATCACATGCAAACAGATACTTTAGTCATTGGTTCAGGCCCGGGAGGTTATGCAGCGGCCGTTAGATCCGCACAGCTTGGCATGAAAACGATCGTGGTCGAACGCGGTCCAATCGGCGGCGTGTGTACGAATGTGGGATGCATTCCCTCCAAAGCGTTAATCGCCGAGGCTCACCGCTACGACACGCACAAGACATGGCGTCGTTCGGGTTCCGTAGATGCATTTTTGGAGGCCCAGGCTTTTAAAGAAGCCATCGTCAACAAGCAAGCGGGCGGCGTGAAGTACCTGCTGCAAACTGCCGGGGCAACGATTGTAGAAGGAGAGGCGCGTTTTATCGATCAACACACGGTCATGATCAAGCGACCGGGAACGGAGCTGTCGGTATCTTTCAAGGATGCGATACTCGCGACGGGTTCTCGTCCGATTGAGTTGCAAGCCTTGCCCTTCGGTAATCGCATTTTATCTTCGACGGAAGCATTGTCGCTGGCCAACGTTCCTGCAAGCCTGATTGTGATCGGGGGCGGATATATAGGAGTTGAGCTCGGACAGATGTATGCCAAGTTCGGCAGCAAAGTTACGATTTTGGAGGGGGGACCGCAAGTTTTGCCCGGGTTTGAGGCAGATCTGGTCGCCCCTGTAATCAAGCATATGAGCGCAGATGGGATCACGATCGTAACCGAAGCGACTGCGGTTAGCGCGCAGCAAGATACGGATGGCATCACCCTCCATTATGTCAAAAATGACATTTCCCATTCGATCAGAGCGGAATATGCATTAGTAACTGTCGGAAGACGGCCCAACACCGATGACAGCCTGGGACTGGCGCGTATCGGTTTATATCCAACGAGTAGAGGGCTGATTAACACCGACAAACAATGCAGAACGGATATTCCGAACATCTTCGCGATCGGGGACATTACCGGCGGTCCTGCGCTTGCGCATAAAGCGTCTTACGAAGCTAAGGTTGCAGCCGAAGCTATCGGGGGTCTGCCAACGGTCGTTGATTATAAGGCAATCCCGCTTGTCGTATTTTCCGAACCGGAGTTGTCCAGCGTCGGTATGAGCGAGACGGCCTGCAAAGAAAAAAAGATGCCGACGGTCGTCGGAAGATCTTCATTCGGCATAAACGGAAGAGCATTGGCACTTCAATCCGTAGAAGGATTCGTCAAAATCGTCGCTCATTCGGAAACGGGGATCATCTTAGGCGCGCAAATCGTGGGAGCAGAAGCCTCGACGCTCATCTCGGAGCTTGGTCTTGCAATCGAGATGGGGGCGACGGTTGAAGATTTGGCGTTGACCATCCATCCGCATCCTACATTGGGCGAGGTGATGATGGAAGCTGCGCAGAACGCTGCGACCAAAATGATGAAAAGCAAAATACAAACTGTCTAA
- a CDS encoding GNAT family N-acetyltransferase has product MIIREASMTDYPRLRQIYLDARRESFHWAHADEMTLDDFDRDTSEEQIVLAEENAQVLGFASLYVPNRFIHNLFVHPTASGKGVGGLLLKSAVAELGTPVTLKCVSENHKALRFYKNRGWKAVVEEGEPGAKYWVLVYE; this is encoded by the coding sequence ATGATCATCAGGGAAGCAAGTATGACAGACTATCCACGATTGAGACAAATTTATTTGGACGCCCGACGTGAAAGTTTCCATTGGGCTCATGCTGATGAGATGACGCTTGATGATTTTGACCGGGATACATCGGAAGAACAAATTGTACTGGCGGAGGAGAACGCCCAAGTTCTCGGATTCGCCTCCTTATATGTGCCTAACCGCTTTATTCACAATTTGTTTGTCCACCCGACTGCTTCCGGCAAAGGTGTTGGCGGTCTGCTGCTCAAAAGCGCTGTGGCCGAGCTTGGAACACCAGTCACGTTAAAATGCGTCTCCGAGAATCATAAAGCGCTCCGTTTCTATAAGAATCGGGGCTGGAAAGCCGTCGTGGAGGAAGGAGAGCCTGGTGCTAAATATTGGGTTCTTGTTTATGAATGA
- a CDS encoding carbohydrate ABC transporter permease, producing the protein MVLSSRFGDRLGQWIIDGLLILIALLCLAPLLHVVALSFSDKAAAAAGNVTFLPVDFTTSSYRLLLKDRLFFASFVTSVERVILGGGLNFMLTLLMAYPLSRDVKQFKLRHLYTWSILFTMLFSGGLIPWYMTVKTVGILDTIWALVLPGAVPVFSVVLLMNFFRSIPRDLDEAGTVDGAGPWYMLFFVYLPISLPAIATVTLFSIVGHWNSFFDGLMLMNKPEHYPLQTYIQQLVVQKMNDAMSDADSRQLLSQISDRTLNAAKIFVSMVPILFVYPFLQRFFVHGIILGSVKE; encoded by the coding sequence ATGGTGCTATCTTCCAGGTTCGGAGACAGGCTGGGGCAATGGATCATTGACGGACTCTTGATCCTGATTGCTTTGCTGTGCCTTGCCCCCTTGCTGCACGTCGTCGCGCTTTCCTTCAGCGATAAAGCGGCGGCCGCGGCCGGGAATGTCACGTTTCTGCCGGTCGATTTTACGACATCGTCTTACCGGCTGTTGCTGAAGGATCGATTGTTTTTCGCTTCCTTCGTAACTTCCGTGGAGCGGGTTATTCTCGGAGGCGGCCTTAATTTTATGCTGACGCTGCTGATGGCCTATCCGCTCTCCCGCGACGTGAAGCAATTTAAGCTTCGCCATCTTTATACGTGGTCGATTCTGTTTACCATGCTGTTTAGCGGCGGCCTTATACCTTGGTATATGACCGTCAAGACGGTCGGTATTTTGGATACGATTTGGGCTTTGGTGCTGCCCGGCGCGGTACCCGTATTCAGCGTGGTTCTGCTCATGAATTTTTTCCGCAGCATCCCGAGGGATTTGGATGAAGCGGGTACGGTAGACGGAGCGGGGCCCTGGTACATGCTGTTTTTCGTCTATTTGCCGATTTCGCTGCCGGCGATTGCGACGGTTACGCTGTTCAGCATCGTGGGTCATTGGAATTCCTTCTTCGATGGGCTGATGCTCATGAACAAGCCCGAGCATTATCCGTTGCAGACGTACATTCAGCAGCTGGTCGTTCAGAAGATGAATGACGCCATGTCCGACGCGGACTCCCGGCAATTGTTGAGCCAGATTTCGGACCGCACGCTGAACGCCGCGAAAATTTTCGTATCGATGGTTCCGATTCTGTTCGTTTATCCGTTTCTGCAGCGGTTTTTCGTTCACGGCATCATATTGGGCTCGGTCAAAGAATGA
- a CDS encoding TetR/AcrR family transcriptional regulator yields the protein MPYSKAHKLIIREKIVQNATNEFRQKGIKEVSVPQIMKGAGLTHGGFYAHFANKDQLVAEACRKAIEETINLLQGATNRKKDHVKLATVIDYYLSATHRDQMEISCILPTLSSEIARSSDEIRDAFTLEINRFFTFIAEMVGGNKQVSMAIVSAMVGAILLARSVNDPALSQNILDSTKQYAKDMASHFSQSS from the coding sequence ATGCCCTATTCCAAAGCTCATAAATTAATCATCCGCGAAAAGATCGTTCAAAATGCAACGAACGAATTCCGGCAAAAAGGAATCAAAGAAGTTAGCGTACCTCAAATTATGAAAGGTGCCGGCTTAACGCATGGCGGGTTTTACGCACATTTTGCCAATAAGGATCAGCTCGTCGCCGAGGCGTGCCGGAAAGCCATCGAAGAGACGATCAACCTCTTGCAGGGTGCAACGAATCGCAAGAAGGATCATGTAAAGTTGGCCACCGTCATTGATTATTACCTGAGCGCAACGCATCGGGATCAAATGGAAATCAGCTGCATCCTCCCGACTTTGTCCAGCGAAATCGCCCGTTCCTCCGATGAGATCAGAGACGCTTTTACATTGGAGATCAACCGATTTTTTACATTTATAGCGGAGATGGTCGGAGGAAACAAACAAGTGAGTATGGCTATCGTAAGTGCCATGGTAGGCGCCATACTGTTAGCCCGTTCGGTCAACGATCCCGCGCTAAGCCAGAACATTCTGGATTCCACCAAGCAATATGCTAAAGATATGGCCTCTCACTTTAGCCAGTCTTCTTAA
- a CDS encoding HlyD family efflux transporter periplasmic adaptor subunit, with product MNKKSLIYFIIAILLVAGGSLLAVKGKDAVGRAESRKQAVLEAVPNTIANDTNHFYADFYIQESQIQKIKAGKRVKVHFPYIERSDEVEGVVASIASAPQFAALRMTREKGQADLSMYAVRITIDANAELLPGMTAEVDLDEIAD from the coding sequence ATGAACAAAAAATCGCTTATTTATTTTATAATCGCGATCTTGCTGGTTGCAGGAGGATCGCTTCTTGCCGTGAAAGGAAAGGATGCGGTCGGCAGGGCGGAGAGCCGTAAACAAGCCGTACTTGAAGCCGTGCCCAATACCATCGCTAACGACACTAATCACTTTTATGCGGACTTTTATATACAGGAAAGCCAAATTCAGAAGATAAAAGCCGGCAAACGCGTGAAGGTTCATTTTCCATATATCGAGCGCTCGGATGAGGTTGAAGGCGTTGTCGCTTCGATTGCATCAGCCCCCCAATTTGCCGCCTTGCGTATGACGCGCGAGAAAGGGCAAGCCGATTTAAGCATGTACGCCGTAAGAATTACGATAGACGCAAATGCTGAACTCCTTCCGGGCATGACGGCCGAGGTGGACCTTGATGAGATCGCTGATTGA
- a CDS encoding ABC transporter permease, with protein sequence MRSLIEEWRFVRSSKYVAMIFIAPLLAAVFFGFMFSKNQINQSPVVVIDQDHSAYSRQLTAKINASQYMKVTNVFPNRIDPETLLANEKAVAVIVLPAQLELRKLQGMSSNIGILMDNSMPTGLMGVRTAIQEIVSTENMSLSMTRLANQGVAPDKASGLIAPLSLQQRMLFNPTTNAIYTMVIGFVNIVVLMMTTSAAGAVVPRLRKEGKLFAGGASPLQLWLRSVPYSILTTISLLLSYGLLKQVGNLRFEAEPYLFFIPLLLYSFAICMVGMLLGYSAQDPSKVGSRMSVIVYPSFLVTGIQLTPLALPLFFQYTAWPLPMNWLNRILRGMAYRGGAFTAYGLELGALLIIIGAASLLIGWLMLKEKRKAAPHQKEQNTERLIMEAF encoded by the coding sequence ATGAGATCGCTGATTGAAGAGTGGCGGTTTGTGCGCAGCAGCAAGTATGTTGCGATGATATTTATTGCGCCTCTCCTTGCAGCCGTCTTCTTTGGATTCATGTTCTCCAAAAACCAGATCAACCAATCGCCGGTCGTCGTCATCGACCAGGATCATAGTGCTTATTCCCGGCAACTGACTGCCAAGATCAATGCCTCTCAGTATATGAAAGTAACGAATGTATTTCCAAACCGGATCGATCCGGAAACCTTGTTGGCCAATGAGAAGGCTGTAGCGGTCATTGTGCTGCCCGCGCAGCTGGAGCTTCGAAAGCTGCAGGGGATGTCGTCTAACATCGGCATATTAATGGATAATTCGATGCCTACTGGGCTAATGGGCGTTCGCACCGCTATCCAGGAGATTGTATCGACAGAAAATATGTCTCTTTCGATGACACGGCTCGCTAATCAAGGCGTTGCGCCAGATAAGGCGAGCGGGTTGATCGCTCCGCTATCTCTTCAACAGCGCATGCTCTTTAATCCGACTACAAACGCCATTTATACAATGGTAATTGGGTTTGTGAATATTGTTGTCTTAATGATGACAACCAGTGCGGCGGGTGCTGTAGTGCCGCGCCTTCGTAAAGAAGGCAAGCTGTTTGCGGGCGGAGCTTCGCCTTTGCAGCTATGGCTGCGAAGCGTACCTTATTCTATTCTCACAACCATCTCGTTGCTGCTGAGCTATGGATTATTAAAACAAGTAGGGAATCTGCGCTTTGAAGCGGAGCCTTATCTTTTCTTCATCCCATTATTGCTTTATTCCTTTGCTATATGTATGGTGGGTATGCTGCTCGGCTATTCTGCCCAAGATCCGTCCAAAGTCGGTTCAAGGATGAGCGTGATCGTCTACCCGTCGTTCCTGGTTACGGGCATTCAGTTAACGCCGCTTGCATTGCCGCTGTTCTTCCAGTATACGGCCTGGCCTTTGCCCATGAACTGGCTGAACCGCATCTTGCGGGGGATGGCGTACCGAGGCGGAGCGTTCACTGCCTATGGCTTGGAGTTAGGCGCGCTGCTAATCATTATTGGCGCTGCGTCATTGCTTATTGGATGGCTCATGTTAAAGGAGAAACGCAAGGCTGCTCCACATCAAAAGGAACAGAATACCGAACGATTGATTATGGAGGCCTTTTAA
- a CDS encoding PadR family transcriptional regulator — MSIKLAILGILSCQPSTGYDLKKIIEESTVMYWSGNNNQIYKSLVQLLEQGLVTHEVQHQESSPSKKIYTITDKGEAELKSWALTPPELPELKKSFLTQLAWADLLSPEELDNLLLAYENELNMQILLLQEKKRRGLFAPNRTTREIYLWERIDDNIVSSYRHELNWVREIRQELKRG, encoded by the coding sequence ATGTCCATCAAATTAGCTATACTGGGAATTTTAAGCTGCCAGCCATCAACCGGCTACGATCTCAAAAAAATTATCGAGGAATCGACCGTCATGTACTGGTCGGGAAACAATAATCAAATCTACAAATCGCTAGTTCAACTCCTCGAACAAGGCCTTGTCACGCACGAGGTTCAGCATCAAGAAAGCTCGCCGTCCAAAAAAATCTATACCATCACCGACAAGGGAGAGGCTGAGTTGAAGAGCTGGGCGCTTACTCCCCCCGAGCTGCCTGAATTGAAGAAGAGCTTCCTGACCCAATTGGCTTGGGCCGACCTGCTAAGTCCTGAGGAATTGGACAACCTTCTCTTGGCATACGAAAACGAGCTCAACATGCAAATCCTTTTACTGCAAGAAAAAAAACGCAGAGGCTTGTTCGCTCCGAATCGAACGACTCGGGAAATCTACTTGTGGGAGCGAATCGACGACAATATCGTCTCGTCGTATCGGCATGAGTTGAATTGGGTTCGGGAAATCCGACAAGAGCTGAAGAGGGGATGA